The bacterium genome contains a region encoding:
- the ispG gene encoding flavodoxin-dependent (E)-4-hydroxy-3-methylbut-2-enyl-diphosphate synthase: MTAPRRDTRRVSVGGVTVGAGAPVRVQSMTTTRTCDFDATIDQIRELATAGAEIVRVTVNDEAAADVLPRLVAESNVPLVADIHFQHTLALKSLLAGVAKLRINPGNIGSRDKVREVAAAARDLGVPIRIGVNKGSLHRRYEDLAAMDPAGALVQSALDELETLAAVGFDDVIVSLKSSEPREVIEACRRFAGISDVPQHLGITEAGTLQAGISRSVAAMSVLLSEGIGDTVRISLAADPVEEVVAAFHMLQALGLRKGFARVVACPTCGRVEVDVVALARRVEELAKGLPPDRVISVMGCIVNGPGEAKAADLGIAAGKSKVAIYRRGKLHRNIDKAELDRVLVEEIELLR, encoded by the coding sequence GGTCTCCGTCGGCGGCGTGACCGTGGGCGCCGGCGCGCCGGTGCGCGTGCAGTCTATGACCACAACCCGCACCTGCGACTTCGACGCCACCATCGACCAGATCCGCGAGCTGGCCACCGCCGGCGCGGAGATCGTGCGCGTGACCGTCAACGACGAGGCGGCCGCCGACGTCCTGCCGCGCCTGGTGGCCGAGAGCAACGTGCCGCTGGTGGCGGACATCCACTTCCAGCACACGCTCGCCCTGAAGTCCCTGCTGGCGGGCGTGGCCAAGCTGCGCATCAACCCCGGCAACATCGGCTCGCGCGACAAGGTGCGCGAGGTGGCCGCCGCGGCGCGGGATCTCGGCGTGCCGATCAGGATCGGCGTGAACAAGGGCAGCCTGCACAGGCGGTACGAGGATCTCGCCGCCATGGACCCCGCCGGCGCCCTCGTGCAGAGCGCGCTGGACGAACTGGAAACGCTGGCCGCGGTCGGCTTCGACGACGTGATAGTCTCGCTCAAGAGCAGCGAGCCCAGGGAAGTGATCGAGGCCTGCCGGCGCTTCGCCGGGATCTCCGACGTGCCCCAGCACCTTGGCATCACCGAGGCGGGGACGCTGCAGGCCGGCATCTCGCGCTCGGTGGCCGCCATGAGCGTTTTGCTGTCGGAAGGGATCGGCGACACCGTGCGCATCTCCCTGGCCGCGGACCCGGTGGAGGAGGTCGTCGCCGCGTTCCACATGCTGCAGGCGCTGGGTCTGCGCAAAGGCTTCGCGCGGGTCGTCGCCTGTCCCACCTGCGGACGCGTGGAAGTGGACGTGGTGGCGCTGGCGCGCCGGGTGGAGGAGCTGGCCAAGGGCCTGCCGCCCGACCGCGTGATCTCGGTGATGGGCTGCATCGTGAACGGCCCCGGCGAGGCGAAGGCCGCCGACCTGGGCATCGCGGCCGGCAAGTCCAAGGTGGCGATCTACCGGCGGGGAAAGCTGCATCGCAACATCGACAAGGCCGAGCTGGACCGGGTGCTCGTCGAGGAGATCGAGCTGCTCCGGTGA